The following is a genomic window from Pan paniscus chromosome 6, NHGRI_mPanPan1-v2.0_pri, whole genome shotgun sequence.
actaaaaatacaaaaattagccaggcgtggtggcgctcacctgtagtcccagctactcgagagatgaggcacaagaattgtttgaacctgggaggcggaggctgcagtgagcggagatcatgccaccgcactccagcctgagtgacagcgaaaccctgtctcaaaaaaacaaaaaccaaaccaaatgctGACTCCCTTATCGGGGATCACCCCACCCATCCCGCATTGCACAGACATGGGAACCGAAGTCCAGAGTGGGCAAAGAGAGCCTCATCCAAGGTCACACCCAGTGACCTAGgcgggcagaggcagaggcacagAATCCAAGCTTCTGTCCCCAAGCCCGGATCTTCTCCATGGGGCTTGGGCCACATTCCTGTCCATCCCCACCTTGGACCCAAACTGCTCTGGGgcctcctcctttcctccagtCCCTGCCTCAGCAAAGAGCTGACATCACCTACTCCTGCACTCATGCTTCCCTGAAAGCTGTGTGTATGTTCTAGAATCCCAGTCATGTTACCCCTCTGACCAGGTGCTTATAGGTCCTTCCTGGTACATGTTCTGCCTCATCGGCCAGATGGGACCCCTCAGATGTCCCTCCTAGAGCAGGACAGCCTTGCTGCTTAGACTTGGAGGAAGGGTCTGGAAGTTCACCCACATCCACCCTGAGCTGTAAGGGAGGCCCTCACTGAGCTGGGAACCCAAGTGGAGAAGAGCCACGCTCACACCACCACCCTCTGGCTTGGGAGTAGGTGAGAGGTAACTGCAAACACTCAAGAAACCATCCCTTCCCCTCTCAGCAGAATCACTCACCTGAAGGCTGAGTCTTGGGGATTGGAAGCATCACAGCCTGAGCTGGCATAGCAGCATCAGCCACCCATGCAGCAGGACCCTGTGTCCTTACTCACAGGTTAGGGGAGTGCTGAGATACTGGATAGGTTTCCCCTTTCCCCGGGGAGACAGATGGCTCTTCAACAGATAGCAGGTGAGTGGGTGTGGTTGGTtctgtggatgaatggatgggtgggtgggtgggtggatggatggatggatggatggatggatggatggatggatggacggatggatggatggatgcatgaatgggtggatgaatgggtagatgaatgggtgagtggatggttAGGCAGATGGGTGGCTGAATGGATGGGTGgttgggaggatggatggatggatgggtaaatggatcagtggatggatagatggatggatggatgaatggatgaatggatggatagatgggtggatggatgggtggatgagtgggtgggtagatggatggatgcatgaatgGGTTGATGAATGGGGAGATTAATGGGTAAGTGGATGGGTAGGcagatgggtgggtgaatggatgggtgggtgggtgggtggatgtatGGATAGGCAAATGGACCagtggatggacagatgaatgggtggatggatagatggatggatggatggatggatgcatgaatgggtggatgaatgggtagatgaatgggtgagtggatgggtaggcagatgggtgggtgaatggatgggtggttgggaggatggatggatggatggatatatggGTAAATTGATcagtgggtgggtagatggatggataggtgggtgtgtggatggatggatggatggatggatggatggatggatgcacgAATGGGTGGATGAATGCATAGATGAATGGGTAATTAAATGGGTAGGTAGATGGGTGGGTCAATGGATGGgtggttgggtggatggatggatggataaatggatcagtggatggatggatggatgaatgcataGGTTGTTGGgtgatgatggatggatggatggatggatggatggatggatggatgaatgcataGGTTGTTGGgtgatgatggatggatggatggatggatgggtggatgggtggatgggtggatggatgggtggatgggtggagggatggatgggtggatgtgtGAGTAGATGGGCAGgtgaatgggtgagtgggtgaatggattggtgggtgggtggatggatggttctGTGGATGGCTTTGTGAgtgggtggataggtggatggatgaatggccAAGTGCATGAATGAATGGGCTCCTTGAAGCCTGGCTCACAACTGTTTCTCAAAGATTTCTAAATCTCTGAAATGTGAGGCCCTGGCACCCCCCAGAGGCCAAAGTCTCTAACTGCCCATCTCCCCTAAAGCCCTGGGCACCAATACTTCTGAGAACCAGGGGCACGCACCTAGAGAAAGTTAAGGATTCTGGGAAACAAAAAATCTAGAGACCCAGTGCTGGTTCTGCCCTTGACAgactgtgaccttgggaaagttcaACCTTCTGAGGCTCAATTTTCTCAGCTGTAAATGGTGCTAATCAAACCTGATGCCTGTGTTGCTAGGAGATTTAAACCAAATTATGAGTAAATTGTCTGAGATGTTTGATATCTGGCCCATAGAAGATGCTGACGGAAAGTGATTTCCTTCCCAGAGGCAGTCCTGGGCtcacatgcaggcacacacatgcacatcacTCACACAACATCTCTCCAGCCCATTAGGGAAGAGGGAGTGAGACCATAGGCTAGGCCAGACCAGGAGAGGCAGATACATTTATTCTCTGGGAGTTTCTTGCTCTGGCAAAACTGTTCCAGACTCTGAGTCCGAGGACGCAGACAGTGAGGGCAGCAAGGAAGACCCTGAGACCTCCTGGGGTTCAACCTCCTGGGCCTCGGCCAGCTGGGTCGTGTGCTCAAAGGCAGCCTGCAGCaggtgggaggccaggcaggtggtCCAGGTGATGAGATAGGCCAGGTGCCAGGAGGTGAGGGCAGTCATAGTCTCCACCCACCAATACAGACGTCTCAGCTGTGCCAGGAGCTTCCTCACCACGCAGTTCACTTGCAAGGCCTGGAACAGGGAGACAGATGGGCAGGTGGCCCTTAGGAGCTCATAGGGTTACACTGCTTGGCTGTGGCTCCCCCCTGCAAGCCCAGCCAGCCCTGACCACACCCAGTACCCCAGGTTTGCCCTCCACACCCCAGCCTCACCCCGAGACCACCCACCTTACTGAGCTGCCTGCCCAGTCGGAAGCAGTGGGACTTCTGACACACCCTCCAGGTCACTACCACCAAGAGCAAGGCCACCAACATCAGGCTATGCAGACATGACAAAAACCGGTCTGTCCAGATGGCCACAGACAGGCCCAGCTGCTCCCAGGCACTGAGCAAGGCCAGGCCCAGGCCCTTGGTGCTGCCCCACATGCCAGCCCACATCAGCCTGGGTCCCTGTAGCACCAGCCACACGGGGACCTGTATCAGAGCCAGCCCAGCCCGGAGAGCCTGGCCCAGGGGGCaggctgcagctcccaggggtAGGTGGGCCTGCCAGTTACAGGACCCCCGGGCCTCCTGGGCCAGCCCTGACACCCAGTGGTTGAAGAGGTTGATCTTGAGGAGCAGGAAATTATAGAGGTGATCTCGGTTCTGAACCAACTGCAGAAGAAGAGAGACAACCGTCAGCCATCATCACCCTCCTGGGACAGGAaccccactttttctttttcttttttttttttttttttgagacggagtttcactcttgttgcccaggctgaaatgcaatggcgctatctcggctcactgcaacctccacttcccggtttcgggcgattctcctgcttcagcctcctgagtagctgggattacaggcgcctgccaccacgcctggctagtttttgtatttttagtagagatggagtttcaccatgttggtcaggctggtcttgaactcctgaccttagatgatccacccgcctcagcctcccaaagtgctgggattacaggcgtgagccaccgcgcctggccaggaaccCCACTTTTACTGTAGAGGTGAAGCTGCTGGACCACCTTGAGTCAGATCCCCATCTCAAGGCCTCAGCTCCCCGCATGTGCAAGGATGAACTCTGTCCACTTTGAAGGACTCCCTTCTGAGAAGGGAACATTAGAAGGTGTTTCATATTGTATTTGGGTTCCTTTccattggatattttttttaagaaacaggatctcactctgttgtccacgctggagtgcagtggtatcatcatagctcactgcagccttgacctcccacacttaaacaatcctcccatctcagcttttcAAAAAGCTGAGACCAcgcaagtgcatgccaccatgcctggctatttttttttttttaaagaaat
Proteins encoded in this region:
- the TMEM270 gene encoding transmembrane protein 270, which translates into the protein MEALPPVRSSLLGILLQVMRLSVLLVQNRDHLYNFLLLKINLFNHWVSGLAQEARGSCNWQAHLPLGAAACPLGQALRAGLALIQVPVWLVLQGPRLMWAGMWGSTKGLGLALLSAWEQLGLSVAIWTDRFLSCLHSLMLVALLLVVVTWRVCQKSHCFRLGRQLSKALQVNCVVRKLLAQLRRLYWWVETMTALTSWHLAYLITWTTCLASHLLQAAFEHTTQLAEAQEVEPQEVSGSSLLPSLSASSDSESGTVLPEQETPRE